A genome region from Microbacterium terricola includes the following:
- a CDS encoding molybdopterin-dependent oxidoreductase, protein MRERGTVVLPAVAGVASVALGAGIGELVAALFVPSASPVAVIGGALIDAAPSWAKDAAIALFGTADKIALVVGIALVLVVVAGGAGVLEVRRPPWGSLVLGLLGAVGAVVALTRADAGGMAWLPSAVAGLVAAFTLRALARLMPRAQADSGPLVERGREAPETKRPDSGPLVERGREAPETKRPDRRAFLGWTIAAAAAGALSAIAASALQAGRQAASAVRDAITLPRPSATAPPVPAGAELGVDGLAPLITPNEQFYRIDTALIVPSVATQDWSLRIHGMVEREVTLTWDELLALPLEESTTTLACVSNTVGGDLIGNALWLGYPIRELLARAVPSADADMVLSRSIDGFTASTPLEVLTDDRAAILAVGMNGEPLPAEHGFPVRMVVPGLYGYVSATKWVTELEVTRFDATTAYWTTRGWSERGPIKLQSRIDVPRPGAQVAAGDTVIAGVAWQQHVGVAGVEVQIDEGSWQAATLATAISDDTWVQWSLPWTPESGDHTIRCRALSADGTTQTADTAPPAPDGATGHHTIHVTVA, encoded by the coding sequence GTGAGGGAACGGGGCACGGTCGTCCTTCCCGCCGTGGCGGGAGTCGCGTCGGTCGCGCTCGGAGCAGGCATCGGCGAACTCGTCGCCGCGCTGTTCGTGCCGTCCGCGAGCCCCGTCGCCGTCATCGGCGGCGCGCTGATCGATGCCGCTCCGTCGTGGGCGAAGGATGCTGCCATCGCCCTCTTCGGCACCGCCGACAAGATCGCGCTCGTGGTCGGGATCGCGCTGGTGCTGGTCGTGGTGGCAGGCGGGGCCGGCGTGCTGGAGGTGCGACGCCCCCCGTGGGGCAGCCTCGTGCTCGGTCTGCTCGGCGCGGTCGGAGCCGTGGTCGCCCTGACCCGCGCGGACGCCGGCGGCATGGCGTGGCTCCCCTCCGCAGTCGCGGGGCTCGTGGCAGCCTTCACCCTGCGCGCCCTCGCTCGCCTCATGCCTCGTGCGCAGGCCGACTCCGGACCGCTCGTCGAGCGAGGCCGCGAAGCGCCCGAGACGAAACGCCCAGACTCCGGACCGCTCGTTGAGCGAGGCCGCGAAGCGCCCGAGACGAAACGCCCCGACCGCCGCGCGTTCCTCGGCTGGACCATCGCGGCAGCGGCAGCGGGAGCCCTCTCGGCCATCGCCGCGTCGGCCCTGCAGGCGGGGCGGCAGGCAGCATCCGCTGTTCGTGACGCGATCACGCTCCCCCGGCCATCCGCGACCGCACCGCCGGTGCCGGCGGGCGCCGAGCTGGGCGTCGACGGGCTCGCCCCGCTGATCACCCCGAACGAGCAGTTCTACCGGATCGACACGGCGCTCATCGTGCCGTCGGTGGCGACGCAGGACTGGAGCCTGCGGATCCACGGGATGGTCGAGCGCGAGGTCACGCTGACGTGGGACGAGCTGCTCGCCCTGCCGCTGGAGGAGAGCACCACCACGCTCGCATGCGTGTCGAACACCGTCGGCGGCGACCTGATCGGCAACGCGCTGTGGCTCGGGTACCCGATCCGCGAGCTGCTCGCCCGCGCCGTGCCGAGCGCCGACGCCGACATGGTGCTCTCGCGCTCGATCGACGGGTTCACCGCGAGCACTCCGCTCGAGGTCCTCACCGACGACCGCGCGGCGATCCTCGCGGTCGGCATGAACGGCGAGCCGCTGCCCGCCGAGCACGGTTTCCCGGTGCGGATGGTGGTGCCAGGGCTGTACGGGTACGTGTCGGCGACGAAGTGGGTCACCGAGCTGGAGGTCACCCGGTTCGATGCGACGACCGCGTACTGGACGACCCGGGGGTGGAGCGAGCGCGGACCGATCAAGCTGCAGTCGCGCATCGACGTGCCGCGCCCGGGGGCGCAGGTCGCCGCGGGAGACACCGTCATCGCGGGAGTCGCGTGGCAGCAGCACGTGGGCGTGGCCGGCGTCGAGGTGCAGATCGACGAGGGCTCGTGGCAGGCGGCGACCCTGGCGACGGCGATCAGCGACGACACCTGGGTGCAGTGGAGCCTGCCGTGGACGCCCGAGTCCGGCGACCACACGATCCGCTGCCGTGCCCTCTCGGCCGATGGCACGACGCAGACCGCCGACACCGCCCCGCCCGCGCCCGACGGCGCGACCGGGCATCACACCATCCACGTCACGGTGGCCTGA